In Triticum urartu cultivar G1812 chromosome 6, Tu2.1, whole genome shotgun sequence, the following proteins share a genomic window:
- the LOC125512322 gene encoding zinc finger protein CONSTANS-LIKE 13-like isoform X2: MTGSGAVPGAVADAAVPTGECYFCDRSPAVVYCRADAAGLCLPCDRHVHGANTVSCRHARAPLCAVCRGAAATVRRGAARFLCSNCDFEEQQHREGEVVQPPLLHDRGAVEGYTGCPSVGELAAILGVVVGDKAAEAWWPVWEEPQVLSFDDVIVPTTACHGLQPLLTSSSSPKNRSLPCGELDGEVLRQLGELAKSEEAATEPAGVDQLPPPWGSSDYAAIGHGDIGALGAEAICAAAILHVPPSQNQEAWIATSCNELPEQVSASSSAEPSLSSFVEVSEVCPGLSRSGSSSVDDMANGGHDHLSPAAAPVAAAPVQAAPGTKNVGGYDVVYPDRGKVISRYKEKRKNRMFGKQIRYESRKARADGRVRTNGRFAKSSQ, encoded by the exons ATGACCGGCTCCGGCGCGGTGCCCGGGGCTGTTGCCGACGCGGCGGTGCCCACGGGGGAGTGTTACTTCTGCGACCGGTCTCCGGCGGTGGTGTACTGCCGGGCGGACGCCGCGGGGCTGTGCCTGCCGTGCGACCGCCACGTCCACGGCGCCAACACGGTCTCCTGCCGCCACGCCCGCGCCCCGCTCTGCGCCGTCTGCCGCGGTGCCGCGGCCACCGTCCGCCGCGGCGCCGCTCGGTTCCTCTGCTCCAACTGCGACTTCGAGGAGCAGCAGCACAGGGAAGGGGAGGTTGTGCAGCCACCGCTGCTGCACGACCGTGGCGCGGTGGAGGGCTACACCGGGTGCCCCTCGGTGGGCGAGCTCGCGGCGATCCTCGGCGTCGTTGTCGGCGACAAAGCGGCTGAAGCGTGGTGGCCTGTCTGGGAGGAGCCCCAGGTGCTCAGCTTCGACGACGTCATCGTGCCGACCACCGCCTGCCATGGCCTCCAGCCCCTCCTCACCTCGTCGTCCTCCCCCAAG AACCGGAGCCTGCCCTGCGGGGAGCTGGACGGCGAGGTTCTCCGGCAGCTCGGGGAGCTCGCCAAGTCGGAGGAGGCGGCGACAGAGCCGGCAGGCGTTGATCAGCTGCCTCCGCCATGGGGATCTTCAGATTACGCTGCTATTGGGCACGGTGATATTGGGGCTCTTGGAGCCGAGGCCATCTGCGCGGCAGCAATCCTGCATGTACCTCCTTCTCAG AACCAGGAGGCGTGGATCGCGACGAGTTGCAACGAACTTCCTGAGCAAGTCTCGGCGAGCTCGTCGGCGGAGCCGAGCCTGTCGTCGTTCGTGGAGGTGTCGGAGGTCTGCCCCGGCCTCAGccgcagcggcagcagcagcgtCGACGACATGGCCAACGGCGGCCACGATCACCTGTCGCCGGCAGCGGCACCCGTTGCGGCGGCGCCGGTGCAAGCAGCTCCGGGGACCAAGAATGTCGGCGGCTACGACGTGGTCTACCCCGACCGCGGCAAGGTGATCTCGCGCTACAAGGAGAAGAGGAAGAACA
- the LOC125512322 gene encoding zinc finger protein CONSTANS-LIKE 13-like isoform X1, with protein sequence MTGSGAVPGAVADAAVPTGECYFCDRSPAVVYCRADAAGLCLPCDRHVHGANTVSCRHARAPLCAVCRGAAATVRRGAARFLCSNCDFEEQQHREGEVVQPPLLHDRGAVEGYTGCPSVGELAAILGVVVGDKAAEAWWPVWEEPQVLSFDDVIVPTTACHGLQPLLTSSSSPKNRSLPCGELDGEVLRQLGELAKSEEAATEPAGVDQLPPPWGSSDYAAIGHGDIGALGAEAICAAAILHVPPSQQNQEAWIATSCNELPEQVSASSSAEPSLSSFVEVSEVCPGLSRSGSSSVDDMANGGHDHLSPAAAPVAAAPVQAAPGTKNVGGYDVVYPDRGKVISRYKEKRKNRMFGKQIRYESRKARADGRVRTNGRFAKSSQ encoded by the exons ATGACCGGCTCCGGCGCGGTGCCCGGGGCTGTTGCCGACGCGGCGGTGCCCACGGGGGAGTGTTACTTCTGCGACCGGTCTCCGGCGGTGGTGTACTGCCGGGCGGACGCCGCGGGGCTGTGCCTGCCGTGCGACCGCCACGTCCACGGCGCCAACACGGTCTCCTGCCGCCACGCCCGCGCCCCGCTCTGCGCCGTCTGCCGCGGTGCCGCGGCCACCGTCCGCCGCGGCGCCGCTCGGTTCCTCTGCTCCAACTGCGACTTCGAGGAGCAGCAGCACAGGGAAGGGGAGGTTGTGCAGCCACCGCTGCTGCACGACCGTGGCGCGGTGGAGGGCTACACCGGGTGCCCCTCGGTGGGCGAGCTCGCGGCGATCCTCGGCGTCGTTGTCGGCGACAAAGCGGCTGAAGCGTGGTGGCCTGTCTGGGAGGAGCCCCAGGTGCTCAGCTTCGACGACGTCATCGTGCCGACCACCGCCTGCCATGGCCTCCAGCCCCTCCTCACCTCGTCGTCCTCCCCCAAG AACCGGAGCCTGCCCTGCGGGGAGCTGGACGGCGAGGTTCTCCGGCAGCTCGGGGAGCTCGCCAAGTCGGAGGAGGCGGCGACAGAGCCGGCAGGCGTTGATCAGCTGCCTCCGCCATGGGGATCTTCAGATTACGCTGCTATTGGGCACGGTGATATTGGGGCTCTTGGAGCCGAGGCCATCTGCGCGGCAGCAATCCTGCATGTACCTCCTTCTCAG CAGAACCAGGAGGCGTGGATCGCGACGAGTTGCAACGAACTTCCTGAGCAAGTCTCGGCGAGCTCGTCGGCGGAGCCGAGCCTGTCGTCGTTCGTGGAGGTGTCGGAGGTCTGCCCCGGCCTCAGccgcagcggcagcagcagcgtCGACGACATGGCCAACGGCGGCCACGATCACCTGTCGCCGGCAGCGGCACCCGTTGCGGCGGCGCCGGTGCAAGCAGCTCCGGGGACCAAGAATGTCGGCGGCTACGACGTGGTCTACCCCGACCGCGGCAAGGTGATCTCGCGCTACAAGGAGAAGAGGAAGAACA